The Equus quagga isolate Etosha38 chromosome 10, UCLA_HA_Equagga_1.0, whole genome shotgun sequence genome includes a region encoding these proteins:
- the STARD8 gene encoding stAR-related lipid transfer protein 8 isoform X2, producing the protein MRPPEAEAKKACEWLRATGFPQYAQLFEEGSFPLDIGSVKKDHSFLDEDSLGALRRRLMTLNNCASMKLEVHFQCKQNEDSEEEEQCTISNHWAFQQESKCWSRVDSSDLLAPPSHGLPVTSSCESILTEFSATSLPAITVSLAPEPAALPSLSRAPSPSDRPLLSPTRGQKSPQDKAKKHRSRSFLKHLESLRRKEKGGSRQAEPEGSPATPKKASKASSFRSRRGFLSTGFYRVKNQPATSASGAGAETQRAWEAWPVATFWHPQRVHRGDCLVHVPRDHKPGTFPRSLSIESLCPEDGQRLADWQPGRRWGYEGRRGSCGSTGSHASTYDNMPELYPAEPVLAGADAEDEEGGGSYAHLDDILQHVWGLQQRVELWSQAMYPDLGPGDKEEEEEDEEEEEAASSVEIATIEVEGQAEALAQVEAPAHRESSAPPQADDQPGVPAQAQAQAPAEAESLAQAEAEALGPAQGNEQEANSSREPTSVSSLSAEEGHSISDTVASSSELDCSGNSMNEAEASGSPAGLQASAPRERRDSGVGASLTRPCRKLRWHSFQNSHRPSLNSESLEINRQFAGQIHLLHKGSLLRLTAFMEKYTVPHKQGWVWSVPKFMKRNKTPDYRGQHVFGVPPLIHVQRTGQPLPQSIQQAMRYLRSQCLDQVGIFRKSGVKSRIQNLRQMNETSPDNVCYEGQSAYDVADLLKQYFRDLPEPIFTSKLTTTFLQIYQLLPKDQWLAAAQAATLLLPDENREVLQTLLYFLSDIASAEENQMTAGNLAVCLAPSIFHLNISKKDSPSPRIKSKRSLVGRPGPRDLTENMAATQGLSHMISDCKKLFQVPQDMVLQLCGSYSAAELSPPGPALAELRQARAAGMSLSLYMEESVQELLRDAAERFKGWVSVPGPQHTELACRKAPDGHPLRVWKASTEVAAPPAVVLHRVLRERALWDEDLLRAQVLEALMPGVELYHYVTDSMAPHPCRDFVVLRMWRSDLPRGGCLLVSQSLDPEQPVPESGVRALMLTSQYLMEPCGLGRSRLTHICRADLRGRSPDWYNKVFGHLCAMEVAKIRDSFPTLQAAGPETKL; encoded by the exons AAGCTGAGGCCAAAAAAGCATGCGAGTGGCTCCGAGCGACAGGATTCCCTCAGTATGCTCAGCTTTTTGAAG AAGGTTCGTTTCCCCTGGATATTGGCTCTGTGAAGAAGGACCACAGTTTTCTGGACGAAGACTCTTTGGGGGCCCTGCGCAG GAGGCTGATGACCTTGAACAATTGTGCCTCGATGAAACTGGAGGTTCATTTTCAATGCAAGCAG AATGAAgactcagaggaggaagagcagtgTACCATCAGCAACCACTGGGCCTTCCAGCAAGAAAGTAAATGCTGGTCTCGTGTGGACTCCTCTGACCTGCTGGCCCCACCAAGCCATGGCCTGCCAGTGACCTCCAGCTGTGAGAGCATCCTCACTGAGTTTAGTGCCACCTCCCTGCCAGCCATCACCGTGAGCCTAGCGCCTGAGCCAGCGGCTCTGCCCTCCCTAAGCCGTGCACCCAGCCCGAGTGACCGACCCCTCCTCAGCCCTACCCGGGGCCAAAAGAGTCCCCAGGACAAAGCCAAGAAGCACCGTTCTCGAAGCTTCCTCAAGCACCTTGAGTCTCTGAGGCGGAAGGAAAAGGGTGGCAGCCGGCAAGCAGAGCCTGAGGGTAGCCCAGCCACCCCCAAGAAGGCCTCAAAAGCCTCCTCTTTCCGTAGTCGCCGTGGCTTCCTCTCTACTGGATTCTACAGGGTCAAGAACCAGCCAGCCACCTCAGCCAGTGGTGCTGGTGCTGAGACTCAGAGGGCCTGGGAGGCCTGGCCTGTGGCCACGTTCTGGCATCCTCAGCGGGTACACCGGGGTGACTGCCTGGTGCATGTCCCCAGGGACCACAAACCAGGCACATTCCCTCGCTCCCTGTCCATTGAGAGCCTGTGTCCTGAGGATGGACAACGCTTGGCAGATTGGCAGCCAGGTAGGCGCTGGGGCTATGAAGGGCGCCGGGGCTCCTGTGGCTCCACGGGCAGCCATGCCAGCACCTATGACAATATGCCTGAGCTGTACCCAGCTGAACCTGTACTGGCTGGGGCTGACGCCGAAGATGAGGAGGGTGGGGGCAGCTATGCCCACCTAGACGACATCCTCCAGCATGTGTGGGGCCTGCAGCAACGGGTAGAGCTTTGGTCTCAGGCCATGTACCCAGATCTGGGGCCTGGAgataaggaagaggaagaagaggatgaagaagaggaggaggccgCTTCATCAGTAGAAATAGCCACAATCGAGGTTGAAGGCCAGGCTGAGGCTCTGGCCCAGGTCGAGGCTCCGGCCCACAGAGAGTCCTCAGCCCCGCCCCAGGCTGATGACCAGCCAGGAGTCCCAGCTCAGGCTCAGGCTCAGGCCCCAGCTGAGGCTGAGTCCCTggcacaggcagaggcagaggccctgggcccagcccagggTAATGAGCAGGAGGCGAATTCAAGCAGGGAACCCACCTCTGTCTCCAGCCTGTCTGCGGAAGAAGGACACTCCATTTCTGACACTGTGGCCTCCTCCAGCGAACTGGACTGTAGCGGGAACTCCATGAACGAGGCTGAGGCCTCAGGGTCCCCGGCTGGACTCCAGGCATCAGCGCCCCGTGAACGACGAGATTCAGGCGTTGGGGCCTCACTTACCAGACCCTGCAG GAAGCTCCGGTGGCACAGCTTCCAGAACTCCCACCGGCCCAGCCTCAACTCAGAGTCGCTGGAGATCAACCGGCAATTTGCTGGCCAGATCCACCTCCTGCACAAGGGCTCGCTGCTGCGGCTCACTGCCTTCATGGAGAAGTACACTGTGCCCCACAAACAGGGCTGGGTCTG GTCAGTGCCCAAGTTCATGAAAAGGAATAAGACCCCAGACTACAGGGGCCAGCACGTGTTTGGGGTGCCACCTCTCATCCACGTGCAGCGCACAGGCCAGCCACTGCCGCAGAGCATTCAGCAAGCCATGCGCTACTTGCGCAGCCAGTGCTTGGACCAG GTGGGTATCTTCCGCAAGTCTGGGGTGAAGTCTAGGATCCAGAACCTGCGCCAAATGAATGAGACCTCCCCCGACAATGTCTGCTATGAGGGCCAGTCGGCCTACGATGTGGCTGACCTGCTGAAGCAGTATTTCCGGGACCTGCCTGAGCCTATCTTCACCAGCAAACTCACCACCACTTTCCTGCAGATCTACCAGC TCCTCCCCAAGGATCAATGGCTGGCAGCAGCACAAGCCGCCACCTTGCTGCTCCCTGACGAGAACCGAGAGGTGCTGCAGACTCTGCTCTATTTCCTAAGTGACATTGCCTCTGCTGAGGAAAACCAGATGACAGCCGGCAACCTGGCAGTGTGCCTGGCACCCTCCATCTTCCACCTCAACATCTCCAAGAAGGATAGCCCCTCACCCAG GATCAAGAGCAAACGCAGCCTGGTTGGCCGGCCAGGCCCAAGGGACCTAACTGAGAACATGGCTGCCACCCAGGGCCTATCACACATGATCAGTGACTGCAAGAAACTTTTCCAG GTGCCCCAGGACATGGTGCTGCAACTGTGTGGCTCCTACAGCGCAGCTGAGCTCAGCCCTCCGGGCCCAGCCCTAGCTGAGCTGCGGCAGGCCCGAGCTGCTGGCATGAGCCTGAGCCTCTACATGGAAGAGAGCGTCCAGGAGCTGCTGCGCGATGCTGCTGAGCGCTTCAAGGGCTGGGTGAGCGTGCCGGGGCCCCAGCACACAGAGCTGGCCTGCAGGAAG GCACCTGACGGGCACCCCTTGCGTGTGTGGAAGGCATCCACAGAGGTGGCGGCCCCTCCAGCTGTGGTACTACACCGTGTTCTGCGGGAGCGAGCCCTCTGGGATGAGGATCTGCTGCGGGCCCAGGTGCTGGAAGCCTTGATGCCGGGTGTGGAGCTGTACCACTATGTCACCGACAGCATGGCACCCCATCCCTGCCGTGACTTCGTGGTACTTCG GATGTGGCGCTCTGACCTGCCCCGTGGGGGTTGCTTGCTTGTCTCTCAGTCCCTGGATCCTGAGCAACCTGTGCCAGAGTCAGGGGTGCGGGCCCTGATGCTCACTTCCCAGTACCTCATGGAGCCTTGTGGCCTGGGCCGCTCCCGGCTCACTCACATCTGCCGTGCAGACCTCAG GGGCCGCTCTCCTGACTGGTACAACAAAGTCTTTGGGCACTTGTGTGCCATGGAAGTGGCAAAGATCCGGGACTCCTTCCCCACCCTGCAAGCAGCTGGTCCTGAGACAAAGTTGTGA
- the STARD8 gene encoding stAR-related lipid transfer protein 8 isoform X1: protein MPLLDVFWACFRKVKCFPLLQGRKNAEAEAKKACEWLRATGFPQYAQLFEEGSFPLDIGSVKKDHSFLDEDSLGALRRRLMTLNNCASMKLEVHFQCKQNEDSEEEEQCTISNHWAFQQESKCWSRVDSSDLLAPPSHGLPVTSSCESILTEFSATSLPAITVSLAPEPAALPSLSRAPSPSDRPLLSPTRGQKSPQDKAKKHRSRSFLKHLESLRRKEKGGSRQAEPEGSPATPKKASKASSFRSRRGFLSTGFYRVKNQPATSASGAGAETQRAWEAWPVATFWHPQRVHRGDCLVHVPRDHKPGTFPRSLSIESLCPEDGQRLADWQPGRRWGYEGRRGSCGSTGSHASTYDNMPELYPAEPVLAGADAEDEEGGGSYAHLDDILQHVWGLQQRVELWSQAMYPDLGPGDKEEEEEDEEEEEAASSVEIATIEVEGQAEALAQVEAPAHRESSAPPQADDQPGVPAQAQAQAPAEAESLAQAEAEALGPAQGNEQEANSSREPTSVSSLSAEEGHSISDTVASSSELDCSGNSMNEAEASGSPAGLQASAPRERRDSGVGASLTRPCRKLRWHSFQNSHRPSLNSESLEINRQFAGQIHLLHKGSLLRLTAFMEKYTVPHKQGWVWSVPKFMKRNKTPDYRGQHVFGVPPLIHVQRTGQPLPQSIQQAMRYLRSQCLDQVGIFRKSGVKSRIQNLRQMNETSPDNVCYEGQSAYDVADLLKQYFRDLPEPIFTSKLTTTFLQIYQLLPKDQWLAAAQAATLLLPDENREVLQTLLYFLSDIASAEENQMTAGNLAVCLAPSIFHLNISKKDSPSPRIKSKRSLVGRPGPRDLTENMAATQGLSHMISDCKKLFQVPQDMVLQLCGSYSAAELSPPGPALAELRQARAAGMSLSLYMEESVQELLRDAAERFKGWVSVPGPQHTELACRKAPDGHPLRVWKASTEVAAPPAVVLHRVLRERALWDEDLLRAQVLEALMPGVELYHYVTDSMAPHPCRDFVVLRMWRSDLPRGGCLLVSQSLDPEQPVPESGVRALMLTSQYLMEPCGLGRSRLTHICRADLRGRSPDWYNKVFGHLCAMEVAKIRDSFPTLQAAGPETKL from the exons AAGCTGAGGCCAAAAAAGCATGCGAGTGGCTCCGAGCGACAGGATTCCCTCAGTATGCTCAGCTTTTTGAAG AAGGTTCGTTTCCCCTGGATATTGGCTCTGTGAAGAAGGACCACAGTTTTCTGGACGAAGACTCTTTGGGGGCCCTGCGCAG GAGGCTGATGACCTTGAACAATTGTGCCTCGATGAAACTGGAGGTTCATTTTCAATGCAAGCAG AATGAAgactcagaggaggaagagcagtgTACCATCAGCAACCACTGGGCCTTCCAGCAAGAAAGTAAATGCTGGTCTCGTGTGGACTCCTCTGACCTGCTGGCCCCACCAAGCCATGGCCTGCCAGTGACCTCCAGCTGTGAGAGCATCCTCACTGAGTTTAGTGCCACCTCCCTGCCAGCCATCACCGTGAGCCTAGCGCCTGAGCCAGCGGCTCTGCCCTCCCTAAGCCGTGCACCCAGCCCGAGTGACCGACCCCTCCTCAGCCCTACCCGGGGCCAAAAGAGTCCCCAGGACAAAGCCAAGAAGCACCGTTCTCGAAGCTTCCTCAAGCACCTTGAGTCTCTGAGGCGGAAGGAAAAGGGTGGCAGCCGGCAAGCAGAGCCTGAGGGTAGCCCAGCCACCCCCAAGAAGGCCTCAAAAGCCTCCTCTTTCCGTAGTCGCCGTGGCTTCCTCTCTACTGGATTCTACAGGGTCAAGAACCAGCCAGCCACCTCAGCCAGTGGTGCTGGTGCTGAGACTCAGAGGGCCTGGGAGGCCTGGCCTGTGGCCACGTTCTGGCATCCTCAGCGGGTACACCGGGGTGACTGCCTGGTGCATGTCCCCAGGGACCACAAACCAGGCACATTCCCTCGCTCCCTGTCCATTGAGAGCCTGTGTCCTGAGGATGGACAACGCTTGGCAGATTGGCAGCCAGGTAGGCGCTGGGGCTATGAAGGGCGCCGGGGCTCCTGTGGCTCCACGGGCAGCCATGCCAGCACCTATGACAATATGCCTGAGCTGTACCCAGCTGAACCTGTACTGGCTGGGGCTGACGCCGAAGATGAGGAGGGTGGGGGCAGCTATGCCCACCTAGACGACATCCTCCAGCATGTGTGGGGCCTGCAGCAACGGGTAGAGCTTTGGTCTCAGGCCATGTACCCAGATCTGGGGCCTGGAgataaggaagaggaagaagaggatgaagaagaggaggaggccgCTTCATCAGTAGAAATAGCCACAATCGAGGTTGAAGGCCAGGCTGAGGCTCTGGCCCAGGTCGAGGCTCCGGCCCACAGAGAGTCCTCAGCCCCGCCCCAGGCTGATGACCAGCCAGGAGTCCCAGCTCAGGCTCAGGCTCAGGCCCCAGCTGAGGCTGAGTCCCTggcacaggcagaggcagaggccctgggcccagcccagggTAATGAGCAGGAGGCGAATTCAAGCAGGGAACCCACCTCTGTCTCCAGCCTGTCTGCGGAAGAAGGACACTCCATTTCTGACACTGTGGCCTCCTCCAGCGAACTGGACTGTAGCGGGAACTCCATGAACGAGGCTGAGGCCTCAGGGTCCCCGGCTGGACTCCAGGCATCAGCGCCCCGTGAACGACGAGATTCAGGCGTTGGGGCCTCACTTACCAGACCCTGCAG GAAGCTCCGGTGGCACAGCTTCCAGAACTCCCACCGGCCCAGCCTCAACTCAGAGTCGCTGGAGATCAACCGGCAATTTGCTGGCCAGATCCACCTCCTGCACAAGGGCTCGCTGCTGCGGCTCACTGCCTTCATGGAGAAGTACACTGTGCCCCACAAACAGGGCTGGGTCTG GTCAGTGCCCAAGTTCATGAAAAGGAATAAGACCCCAGACTACAGGGGCCAGCACGTGTTTGGGGTGCCACCTCTCATCCACGTGCAGCGCACAGGCCAGCCACTGCCGCAGAGCATTCAGCAAGCCATGCGCTACTTGCGCAGCCAGTGCTTGGACCAG GTGGGTATCTTCCGCAAGTCTGGGGTGAAGTCTAGGATCCAGAACCTGCGCCAAATGAATGAGACCTCCCCCGACAATGTCTGCTATGAGGGCCAGTCGGCCTACGATGTGGCTGACCTGCTGAAGCAGTATTTCCGGGACCTGCCTGAGCCTATCTTCACCAGCAAACTCACCACCACTTTCCTGCAGATCTACCAGC TCCTCCCCAAGGATCAATGGCTGGCAGCAGCACAAGCCGCCACCTTGCTGCTCCCTGACGAGAACCGAGAGGTGCTGCAGACTCTGCTCTATTTCCTAAGTGACATTGCCTCTGCTGAGGAAAACCAGATGACAGCCGGCAACCTGGCAGTGTGCCTGGCACCCTCCATCTTCCACCTCAACATCTCCAAGAAGGATAGCCCCTCACCCAG GATCAAGAGCAAACGCAGCCTGGTTGGCCGGCCAGGCCCAAGGGACCTAACTGAGAACATGGCTGCCACCCAGGGCCTATCACACATGATCAGTGACTGCAAGAAACTTTTCCAG GTGCCCCAGGACATGGTGCTGCAACTGTGTGGCTCCTACAGCGCAGCTGAGCTCAGCCCTCCGGGCCCAGCCCTAGCTGAGCTGCGGCAGGCCCGAGCTGCTGGCATGAGCCTGAGCCTCTACATGGAAGAGAGCGTCCAGGAGCTGCTGCGCGATGCTGCTGAGCGCTTCAAGGGCTGGGTGAGCGTGCCGGGGCCCCAGCACACAGAGCTGGCCTGCAGGAAG GCACCTGACGGGCACCCCTTGCGTGTGTGGAAGGCATCCACAGAGGTGGCGGCCCCTCCAGCTGTGGTACTACACCGTGTTCTGCGGGAGCGAGCCCTCTGGGATGAGGATCTGCTGCGGGCCCAGGTGCTGGAAGCCTTGATGCCGGGTGTGGAGCTGTACCACTATGTCACCGACAGCATGGCACCCCATCCCTGCCGTGACTTCGTGGTACTTCG GATGTGGCGCTCTGACCTGCCCCGTGGGGGTTGCTTGCTTGTCTCTCAGTCCCTGGATCCTGAGCAACCTGTGCCAGAGTCAGGGGTGCGGGCCCTGATGCTCACTTCCCAGTACCTCATGGAGCCTTGTGGCCTGGGCCGCTCCCGGCTCACTCACATCTGCCGTGCAGACCTCAG GGGCCGCTCTCCTGACTGGTACAACAAAGTCTTTGGGCACTTGTGTGCCATGGAAGTGGCAAAGATCCGGGACTCCTTCCCCACCCTGCAAGCAGCTGGTCCTGAGACAAAGTTGTGA
- the STARD8 gene encoding stAR-related lipid transfer protein 8 isoform X3, with protein sequence MTLNNCASMKLEVHFQCKQNEDSEEEEQCTISNHWAFQQESKCWSRVDSSDLLAPPSHGLPVTSSCESILTEFSATSLPAITVSLAPEPAALPSLSRAPSPSDRPLLSPTRGQKSPQDKAKKHRSRSFLKHLESLRRKEKGGSRQAEPEGSPATPKKASKASSFRSRRGFLSTGFYRVKNQPATSASGAGAETQRAWEAWPVATFWHPQRVHRGDCLVHVPRDHKPGTFPRSLSIESLCPEDGQRLADWQPGRRWGYEGRRGSCGSTGSHASTYDNMPELYPAEPVLAGADAEDEEGGGSYAHLDDILQHVWGLQQRVELWSQAMYPDLGPGDKEEEEEDEEEEEAASSVEIATIEVEGQAEALAQVEAPAHRESSAPPQADDQPGVPAQAQAQAPAEAESLAQAEAEALGPAQGNEQEANSSREPTSVSSLSAEEGHSISDTVASSSELDCSGNSMNEAEASGSPAGLQASAPRERRDSGVGASLTRPCRKLRWHSFQNSHRPSLNSESLEINRQFAGQIHLLHKGSLLRLTAFMEKYTVPHKQGWVWSVPKFMKRNKTPDYRGQHVFGVPPLIHVQRTGQPLPQSIQQAMRYLRSQCLDQVGIFRKSGVKSRIQNLRQMNETSPDNVCYEGQSAYDVADLLKQYFRDLPEPIFTSKLTTTFLQIYQLLPKDQWLAAAQAATLLLPDENREVLQTLLYFLSDIASAEENQMTAGNLAVCLAPSIFHLNISKKDSPSPRIKSKRSLVGRPGPRDLTENMAATQGLSHMISDCKKLFQVPQDMVLQLCGSYSAAELSPPGPALAELRQARAAGMSLSLYMEESVQELLRDAAERFKGWVSVPGPQHTELACRKAPDGHPLRVWKASTEVAAPPAVVLHRVLRERALWDEDLLRAQVLEALMPGVELYHYVTDSMAPHPCRDFVVLRMWRSDLPRGGCLLVSQSLDPEQPVPESGVRALMLTSQYLMEPCGLGRSRLTHICRADLRGRSPDWYNKVFGHLCAMEVAKIRDSFPTLQAAGPETKL encoded by the exons ATGACCTTGAACAATTGTGCCTCGATGAAACTGGAGGTTCATTTTCAATGCAAGCAG AATGAAgactcagaggaggaagagcagtgTACCATCAGCAACCACTGGGCCTTCCAGCAAGAAAGTAAATGCTGGTCTCGTGTGGACTCCTCTGACCTGCTGGCCCCACCAAGCCATGGCCTGCCAGTGACCTCCAGCTGTGAGAGCATCCTCACTGAGTTTAGTGCCACCTCCCTGCCAGCCATCACCGTGAGCCTAGCGCCTGAGCCAGCGGCTCTGCCCTCCCTAAGCCGTGCACCCAGCCCGAGTGACCGACCCCTCCTCAGCCCTACCCGGGGCCAAAAGAGTCCCCAGGACAAAGCCAAGAAGCACCGTTCTCGAAGCTTCCTCAAGCACCTTGAGTCTCTGAGGCGGAAGGAAAAGGGTGGCAGCCGGCAAGCAGAGCCTGAGGGTAGCCCAGCCACCCCCAAGAAGGCCTCAAAAGCCTCCTCTTTCCGTAGTCGCCGTGGCTTCCTCTCTACTGGATTCTACAGGGTCAAGAACCAGCCAGCCACCTCAGCCAGTGGTGCTGGTGCTGAGACTCAGAGGGCCTGGGAGGCCTGGCCTGTGGCCACGTTCTGGCATCCTCAGCGGGTACACCGGGGTGACTGCCTGGTGCATGTCCCCAGGGACCACAAACCAGGCACATTCCCTCGCTCCCTGTCCATTGAGAGCCTGTGTCCTGAGGATGGACAACGCTTGGCAGATTGGCAGCCAGGTAGGCGCTGGGGCTATGAAGGGCGCCGGGGCTCCTGTGGCTCCACGGGCAGCCATGCCAGCACCTATGACAATATGCCTGAGCTGTACCCAGCTGAACCTGTACTGGCTGGGGCTGACGCCGAAGATGAGGAGGGTGGGGGCAGCTATGCCCACCTAGACGACATCCTCCAGCATGTGTGGGGCCTGCAGCAACGGGTAGAGCTTTGGTCTCAGGCCATGTACCCAGATCTGGGGCCTGGAgataaggaagaggaagaagaggatgaagaagaggaggaggccgCTTCATCAGTAGAAATAGCCACAATCGAGGTTGAAGGCCAGGCTGAGGCTCTGGCCCAGGTCGAGGCTCCGGCCCACAGAGAGTCCTCAGCCCCGCCCCAGGCTGATGACCAGCCAGGAGTCCCAGCTCAGGCTCAGGCTCAGGCCCCAGCTGAGGCTGAGTCCCTggcacaggcagaggcagaggccctgggcccagcccagggTAATGAGCAGGAGGCGAATTCAAGCAGGGAACCCACCTCTGTCTCCAGCCTGTCTGCGGAAGAAGGACACTCCATTTCTGACACTGTGGCCTCCTCCAGCGAACTGGACTGTAGCGGGAACTCCATGAACGAGGCTGAGGCCTCAGGGTCCCCGGCTGGACTCCAGGCATCAGCGCCCCGTGAACGACGAGATTCAGGCGTTGGGGCCTCACTTACCAGACCCTGCAG GAAGCTCCGGTGGCACAGCTTCCAGAACTCCCACCGGCCCAGCCTCAACTCAGAGTCGCTGGAGATCAACCGGCAATTTGCTGGCCAGATCCACCTCCTGCACAAGGGCTCGCTGCTGCGGCTCACTGCCTTCATGGAGAAGTACACTGTGCCCCACAAACAGGGCTGGGTCTG GTCAGTGCCCAAGTTCATGAAAAGGAATAAGACCCCAGACTACAGGGGCCAGCACGTGTTTGGGGTGCCACCTCTCATCCACGTGCAGCGCACAGGCCAGCCACTGCCGCAGAGCATTCAGCAAGCCATGCGCTACTTGCGCAGCCAGTGCTTGGACCAG GTGGGTATCTTCCGCAAGTCTGGGGTGAAGTCTAGGATCCAGAACCTGCGCCAAATGAATGAGACCTCCCCCGACAATGTCTGCTATGAGGGCCAGTCGGCCTACGATGTGGCTGACCTGCTGAAGCAGTATTTCCGGGACCTGCCTGAGCCTATCTTCACCAGCAAACTCACCACCACTTTCCTGCAGATCTACCAGC TCCTCCCCAAGGATCAATGGCTGGCAGCAGCACAAGCCGCCACCTTGCTGCTCCCTGACGAGAACCGAGAGGTGCTGCAGACTCTGCTCTATTTCCTAAGTGACATTGCCTCTGCTGAGGAAAACCAGATGACAGCCGGCAACCTGGCAGTGTGCCTGGCACCCTCCATCTTCCACCTCAACATCTCCAAGAAGGATAGCCCCTCACCCAG GATCAAGAGCAAACGCAGCCTGGTTGGCCGGCCAGGCCCAAGGGACCTAACTGAGAACATGGCTGCCACCCAGGGCCTATCACACATGATCAGTGACTGCAAGAAACTTTTCCAG GTGCCCCAGGACATGGTGCTGCAACTGTGTGGCTCCTACAGCGCAGCTGAGCTCAGCCCTCCGGGCCCAGCCCTAGCTGAGCTGCGGCAGGCCCGAGCTGCTGGCATGAGCCTGAGCCTCTACATGGAAGAGAGCGTCCAGGAGCTGCTGCGCGATGCTGCTGAGCGCTTCAAGGGCTGGGTGAGCGTGCCGGGGCCCCAGCACACAGAGCTGGCCTGCAGGAAG GCACCTGACGGGCACCCCTTGCGTGTGTGGAAGGCATCCACAGAGGTGGCGGCCCCTCCAGCTGTGGTACTACACCGTGTTCTGCGGGAGCGAGCCCTCTGGGATGAGGATCTGCTGCGGGCCCAGGTGCTGGAAGCCTTGATGCCGGGTGTGGAGCTGTACCACTATGTCACCGACAGCATGGCACCCCATCCCTGCCGTGACTTCGTGGTACTTCG GATGTGGCGCTCTGACCTGCCCCGTGGGGGTTGCTTGCTTGTCTCTCAGTCCCTGGATCCTGAGCAACCTGTGCCAGAGTCAGGGGTGCGGGCCCTGATGCTCACTTCCCAGTACCTCATGGAGCCTTGTGGCCTGGGCCGCTCCCGGCTCACTCACATCTGCCGTGCAGACCTCAG GGGCCGCTCTCCTGACTGGTACAACAAAGTCTTTGGGCACTTGTGTGCCATGGAAGTGGCAAAGATCCGGGACTCCTTCCCCACCCTGCAAGCAGCTGGTCCTGAGACAAAGTTGTGA